The window GAAGAAACCTGAAAGCGGAAGGTGAAAAAAATAAGGATGAAGATATGCTGGAAATTGCCTCAGAACTTTGGAAAATGCGATGGGTATTATTAAAAAAGCCTTCCAACTTGACTGAAAATGAACGTGAAAAGATAGAAGCGCTTGAAAAGATAGACAGCGGCTTTATTTCAACATTTCGTTCCATAATTGATCAGATTGTAAATATTTTTGATCATTCAAATACGGATACTCAAGCAAAAATCAAACTGAAGAATTTAAAAAATCAGATTGAAAAACTCGAAAGCAGTTACCTGGATAAGATAACGAAGTTTTTTTCTGATCACTGGGATGCTGCCATGCAGTATTTGAAGAAAAAAGGGTTGGCCAAATATCGGCGCTCCTCAAATTCGGAATCGGGTATGAGGCTTCTTAGACGTCTGGAAAAAAATCACGACGGCATAAGGTCAGTGGAAACACGAAAACACTATATAAAAATTTACCAGGCAATAAAATATTTGTCGGCTGATGTTACTGAGTTCATAAATTCAGGGACAGAAAAAACCTATATAATGGATATGTAAAAGGTGGGACACACCCAATAAAATCTGTAAAATTAAAAGAAATGAAACAAAAAAAACCATGACCCTGTCGATTTATTGATCAGGATCATGGCTTTTTAAAAAGAACCGGCGGCGTTCTACTCTCCCACACAGTCTCCCATGCAGTACCATCGACGCTAAAGAGCTTAACTTCCGTGTTCGAGATGGGTACGGGTGTGGCCTCTTCGCCATCGCCACCGGTTACACTGGTCGGACCTGGAATTTCAGATTGGTTCTCACTGCCGTTATCCCATGGGTCCTAATATGTAATCTGTTGTAGTAATATCTTCACATCAAAGTATCTAAATTTATTCGTGGAAAAAAGTGGCTAAGCCTCACGACCTATTAGTACTGGTAAGCTCAACATGTTGCCATGCTTACACACCCAGCCTATCAACCTTGTAGTCTTCAAGGGGTCTTCAGTCTTACGATGGGATATCTAATCTTGAAGTTGGCTTCCCGCTTAGATGCTTTCAGCGGTTATCCGTACCCAACTTGGCTACCCAGCAATGCCGTTGGCACGACAACTGGAACACCATTGGTTGGTCCAATCCGGTCCTCTCGTACTAGGATCAGATCTCCTCAAATATCCTGCGCCCACGAAAGATAGGGACCAAACTGTCTCACGACGTTTTAAACCCAGCTCACGTACCACTTTAATTGGCGAACAGCCAAACCCTTGGGACCTGCTCCAGCCCCAGGATGTGATGAGCCGACATCGAGGTGCCAAACCGCCCCGTCGATGTGAACTCTTGGGGGCGATAAGCCTGTTATCCCCGGCGTACCTTTTATCCGTTGAGCGACGGCCCTTCCATTCAGAACCGCCGGATCACTAAGACCTAGTTTCCTACCTGCTCGAAATGTCTCTCTCGCAGTCAAGCTCCCTTATGCCCTTGCACTCTACGGCTGGTTTCCAATCAGCCTGAGGGAACCTTCGCGCGCCTCCGTTACTCTTTCGGAGGCGACCGCCCCAGTCAAACTACCCACCAGACACTGTCCCAAATCCAGGTTATGGACCATGGTTAGAACACTGAAATATGAAGGGTGGTATTTCAAGGGTGACTCCACCGATACTGGCGTACCAGATTCATAGTCTCCCACCTATCCTGCACATCATATCCCAAAATCCAATGTCAAGCTGTAGTAAAGGTGCCGGGGTCTTTCCGTCTTTTCGCGGGTAGACGGTATCTTCACCGCCACTGCAATTTCGCTGAGTCCCTGGTTGAGACAGTGTGGAAGTCGTTACGCCATTCGTGCAGGTCGGAACTTACCCGACAAGGAATTTCGCTACCTTAGGACCGTTATAGTTACGGCCGCCGTTTACTGGGGCTTCAGTTCAATGCTTCGCTTAAAGCTAACAAATCCCCTTAACCTTCCAGCACCGGGCAGGCGTCAGACCCTATACCTCGTCTTGCGACTTTGCAGAGTCCTATGTTTTTAGTAAACAGTCGCTACCACCAATTCTCTGCGGCCCCCATCCGCTTTGTACAGTATTATACTAACGGTCAGGGGCATACCTTCTCCCGAAGTTACGGTATCATTTTGCCGAGTTCCTTAACCAGGGTTCTCTCAAGCGCCTTGGGATACTCTCCCCACCTACCTGTGTCGGTTTACGGTACGATCACCTGTTATCTCGATAGAGGCTTTTCTTGGCAGCATGGGTACAGTCACTTTATGGGGCAAAGCCCCTCGTCATCACCTCTCGGCCTTGGAATCCCGGATTTGCCTAAGATTCCAGCCTACAAGCTTAAACCGCCTATTCCAACAGACGGATGACCTGCCCTCCTGCGTCCCCCCGTTTCTCAAACGATAACTGGGTGGTACAGGAATATTAACCTGTTTTCCATCGACTACGCCTTTCGGCCTCGCCTTAGGGATCGACTAACCCTGAGAAGATTAGCTTTACTCAGGAAACCTTGGGTTTTCGGCGAGCGGGTCTCTCACCCGCTTTATCGCTACTCATGTCAGCATGGGCACTTGTGACATCTCCACACATACTCACGTATGCGATTCTGCGACGACACAACGCTCTCCTACCAATGAAATAAATTTCATTCCGCAGCTTCGGTACTATGCTTTAGCCCCGATACATTTTCGGCGCAGATCCACTCGACCAGTGAGCTATTACGCTTTCTTTAAAGGATGGCTGCTTCTAAGCCAACCTCCTGGTTGTCTGGGCATTCCCACATCCTTCTCCACTTAGCATAGATTTGGGGACCTTAGATGGCGGTCTGGGTTGTTTCCCTCTCGTCCGCGGAACTTAGCTCCCGCGGGCTGACTCCCGTATTCTGACTTTTTGGTATTCGAAGTTTGATTAGGTTTGGTAATCTGGTGAGACCCCTAGCCCATTCAGTGCTCTACCTCCAAAAAGAAACATACGAGGCTATACCTAAATATATTTCGGAGAGAACCAGCTATCTCCAGGTTTGTTTGGCCTTTCACCCCTATCCACACCTCATCCGAACAGTTTTTAACCTGTGACGGTTCGGGCCTCCACGAAATTTTACTTCCGCTTCACCCTGGACATGGATAGATCACCTGGTTTCGGGTCTACTCAATGCAACTTATGCCCTATTCAGACTCGCTTTCGCTACGGCTACGCCTATCGGCTTAACCTTGCTACATTAAGTAACTCGCTGACTCATTATGCAAAAGGCACGCGGTCACACATTAATGTGCTCCCACAGCTTGTAAGCAAACGGTTTCAGGTACTATTTCACTCCCCTAACAGGGGTACTTTTCACCTTTCCCTCACGGTACTGGTACGCTATCGGTTGTCAAGTCGTATTTAGCCTTATGAGATGGTCCTCACTAATTCCCACAGAGTTCCTCGTGTTCCGCAGTACTTGGGAGTGCAAAAATAAGAGAGATCATTTTCACTTACAGGACTGTCACCTGCTATGGTCAAGCTTTCCAGCTTGTTCAGCTAATGATATCTTTTGTAACTTATTGACCCATCCGAAACTGGATCCATCTGCATCCCGCGACCCCGTTAACGCAACGCTTTCG is drawn from uncultured Desulfobacter sp. and contains these coding sequences:
- a CDS encoding transposase, yielding MGTNNCVMVLKDESDRILITYEAASENADDALAFLQNIKNCGMTVTSAFSDYSDSYVKAIREVFPDAKFQADHFHTAKNIWKHLKKSLLEYRRNLKAEGEKNKDEDMLEIASELWKMRWVLLKKPSNLTENEREKIEALEKIDSGFISTFRSIIDQIVNIFDHSNTDTQAKIKLKNLKNQIEKLESSYLDKITKFFSDHWDAAMQYLKKKGLAKYRRSSNSESGMRLLRRLEKNHDGIRSVETRKHYIKIYQAIKYLSADVTEFINSGTEKTYIMDM